The following proteins come from a genomic window of Mycolicibacterium rufum:
- a CDS encoding NtaA/DmoA family FMN-dependent monooxygenase (This protein belongs to a clade of FMN-dependent monooxygenases, within a broader family of flavin-dependent oxidoreductases, the luciferase-like monooxygenase (LMM) family, some of whose members use coenzyme F420 rather than FMN.) — MTGDPFVLSAFSMSTVSHGNYGLWRHPADQTSRYTDIRYWVDLARLLDDAGFDLLFLADAVGQLDVFGGNADAALTHAVQTPVTDPLLAVSAMAAATERLGFGVTVSTTYEHPYLLARKFSTLDHLTNGRIGWNIVTSLLDSAARNIIGRDRQIPHDERYAIAEEFVDVTFKLWEGSWEPDAVVRDRERGVFTEADRVHPIDHEGRYFSVPGAHLVEPSRQRTPVLFQAGTSPAGREFASRNAELVFASDPRPEVLRRNIDDIRRRAHRHGRSPGSIKFLTSVEIVVDSTDSAARAKADELAAYHDLEGGLVLLSALSGVDWSRYGVDRPIEQFDTDASRSILSTAECDRNGITLRDYVGGLGGFGGRLFVGSARTVADDLEAYAEAAGVDGFNIAYHVTPGSFVDVAEHLIPELRRRGRALERDGSATLRERLFGGSAWLADDHPASRYRKKRISPIP; from the coding sequence ATGACCGGCGATCCGTTCGTGCTGTCCGCATTTTCGATGTCGACCGTGTCGCACGGCAATTACGGGCTCTGGCGACATCCGGCGGACCAGACGTCGCGCTACACCGACATCCGGTACTGGGTCGACCTCGCCAGATTGCTCGACGACGCCGGTTTCGATCTGTTGTTCCTGGCCGACGCAGTAGGCCAACTCGACGTCTTCGGCGGCAACGCCGACGCGGCGCTCACCCACGCCGTCCAGACGCCGGTGACCGATCCGTTGTTGGCGGTGTCGGCGATGGCTGCCGCCACCGAGAGGCTCGGTTTCGGCGTCACCGTGTCCACCACCTACGAACACCCCTATCTGTTGGCCCGGAAGTTCAGCACCCTCGATCACCTCACCAACGGACGGATCGGCTGGAACATCGTCACGTCGTTGCTGGACAGCGCCGCTCGCAACATCATCGGCCGGGACCGGCAGATCCCGCACGACGAGCGCTACGCGATCGCCGAAGAGTTCGTCGACGTGACGTTCAAGCTCTGGGAGGGCTCGTGGGAGCCCGACGCCGTGGTCCGCGACCGGGAACGCGGCGTGTTCACCGAAGCCGATCGTGTGCACCCCATCGACCACGAGGGCAGGTACTTCAGCGTGCCCGGCGCCCACCTCGTCGAGCCGTCGCGCCAGCGGACCCCCGTGCTGTTCCAGGCCGGCACATCGCCCGCGGGACGCGAGTTCGCTTCTCGCAACGCCGAACTGGTGTTCGCCAGCGATCCCCGTCCCGAGGTGCTGCGACGCAACATCGACGACATCCGGCGGCGTGCGCACCGCCACGGTCGAAGTCCCGGGTCGATCAAGTTCCTCACCTCGGTCGAGATCGTGGTCGACAGCACGGATTCGGCAGCCCGGGCCAAGGCCGACGAATTGGCCGCCTATCACGACCTCGAAGGTGGCCTGGTGCTGCTGTCGGCCCTGAGCGGGGTCGACTGGTCCCGCTACGGTGTCGACCGACCCATCGAGCAGTTCGACACCGACGCCAGCCGGTCCATCCTGTCGACGGCCGAGTGTGACCGGAATGGCATCACTTTGCGCGATTACGTCGGTGGGCTCGGCGGCTTCGGCGGGCGTCTGTTCGTCGGTTCCGCGCGCACGGTGGCCGACGACCTCGAGGCCTACGCCGAAGCCGCCGGCGTGGACGGCTTCAACATCGCGTATCACGTGACCCCGGGAAGCTTCGTCGACGTCGCCGAGCATCTGATCCCCGAGCTTCGCCGCCGTGGCCGAGCGCTTGAGCGCGATGGGTCGGCGACGTTGCGCGAGCGGCTTTTCGGAGGATCGGCCT
- a CDS encoding sensor domain-containing protein — protein sequence MSTKLAALAGACVVLAGCAGAPVDNRPVVRIVEAAQPTVAIPLGHFLPTAPELSTALGTGPNGFSGQLVQGGADMLLRSVGAAETSPPDCAGAAYRLQQSVYDGSPVQSVATNSWAGGGFDGPPVTGFFGVVQMTSEAAAQDFFAATTQRWRRCNGATVTRHQAGVGGDELSRIADVTFERRVMSASVLHTAAGTASPTALRALGVAGDCIVEVDLTDPRPAGQAARPAAGVAELILNKITTQR from the coding sequence GTGTCCACCAAACTCGCGGCGCTCGCCGGAGCGTGCGTCGTGCTGGCGGGCTGCGCGGGGGCGCCGGTGGACAACCGGCCCGTCGTCCGGATCGTCGAGGCCGCGCAGCCGACGGTGGCCATCCCGCTGGGCCACTTCCTGCCGACCGCGCCGGAGTTGTCGACGGCGCTGGGCACCGGCCCCAACGGCTTCTCCGGACAACTCGTACAGGGCGGCGCGGACATGCTGCTGCGCAGCGTCGGGGCCGCCGAGACCAGTCCACCGGACTGTGCCGGGGCGGCCTACCGGCTGCAGCAGTCCGTGTACGACGGCAGTCCCGTGCAGTCGGTGGCGACGAACTCCTGGGCCGGCGGCGGATTCGACGGTCCGCCGGTGACCGGCTTCTTCGGCGTCGTCCAGATGACGAGTGAGGCTGCCGCGCAGGACTTCTTCGCCGCGACGACGCAGCGGTGGCGGCGGTGCAACGGAGCCACGGTGACGCGGCACCAAGCCGGGGTCGGCGGCGACGAACTCAGCCGGATCGCCGACGTCACGTTCGAGCGCCGCGTGATGTCGGCCAGCGTCCTGCACACTGCGGCCGGTACCGCGTCGCCGACCGCGCTGCGTGCGCTCGGTGTGGCCGGCGACTGCATCGTCGAGGTCGACCTCACTGATCCCCGGCCCGCCGGCCAGGCCGCCCGGCCCGCCGCGGGAGTCGCCGAACTGATTCTGAACAAGATCACGACGCAGCGCTGA
- a CDS encoding ABC transporter permease, with translation MTTAPVLGAADPAVAATPPTPAVRRRSWPSVLVRVTSVAAAIGLWQLLTAQDVRLWLRFDTLPTVGDIVTAFTHRLAAADYWLDLGQSLIRILTGFALAAVAGIVTGILLGRSKAFANVIGPLTELARPIPAIAIVPVAILLFPTDEAGIVFITFLAAYFPIMVSTRHAVRALPTLWEDSVRTLGGSRWDVISRVVLPGILPGVFGGLSVGIGVAWICVISAEMISGRLGVGYRTWQAYTVLAYPDVFVGIITIGVLGFATSAAVEVVGRRVTRWLPRGEERRP, from the coding sequence ATGACGACCGCACCCGTGCTCGGAGCCGCCGACCCGGCCGTCGCCGCGACGCCACCCACCCCGGCGGTGCGCCGCCGATCCTGGCCGTCGGTGCTGGTGCGGGTCACCTCCGTCGCCGCGGCCATCGGACTCTGGCAGCTGCTGACCGCCCAAGACGTCCGGCTCTGGCTGCGGTTCGACACCCTGCCCACGGTCGGTGACATCGTCACCGCCTTCACGCACCGGCTCGCCGCTGCAGACTACTGGCTCGATCTGGGCCAGTCGTTGATTCGCATCCTGACCGGATTCGCGCTCGCGGCCGTCGCCGGGATCGTCACCGGCATCCTGCTCGGGCGCTCGAAGGCGTTCGCGAATGTGATCGGACCCCTGACCGAGTTGGCCCGGCCCATCCCGGCCATCGCGATCGTGCCCGTCGCGATCCTGCTGTTCCCCACCGACGAGGCCGGGATCGTGTTCATCACGTTCCTCGCCGCGTACTTCCCGATCATGGTCAGCACCCGCCACGCCGTCCGGGCCCTGCCGACGCTGTGGGAGGACTCGGTGCGCACGCTGGGCGGCAGCCGCTGGGACGTCATCTCGCGGGTCGTGCTGCCCGGCATCCTGCCCGGAGTGTTCGGCGGACTGTCGGTCGGGATCGGAGTCGCGTGGATCTGCGTGATCTCCGCGGAGATGATCTCCGGACGGCTTGGGGTCGGTTATCGCACCTGGCAGGCCTACACCGTGCTGGCCTATCCCGACGTGTTCGTCGGCATCATCACCATCGGTGTGCTCGGATTCGCGACGTCCGCGGCGGTGGAGGTAGTAGGGCGTCGGGTGACCCGGTGGCTCCCGCGAGGCGAGGAGCGCCGCCCGTGA
- a CDS encoding GntR family transcriptional regulator translates to MTEPTPLRRPRADQARLVADIVRHQIHAGGYPDGLPAESELAAEFLVSRNAVRQALAVLKAEGLIDREPKVGTRVAVRKYDHGLNHLVGLKETFKDYGEIRNEVRAAMTVSAPPSVAARLAVAPGEPVVFIERLRYLGDLPLSLDMTYLARDIGDAVLEHSLEHNDVFALIELVTGQRLGGADVAVEAVSADPHSAAILQVPQSASLLLLERLAHLDDGRPVDLEYIRLRGDRITLRSNLIRGE, encoded by the coding sequence TTGACAGAGCCGACCCCGCTACGCCGGCCGCGCGCCGACCAGGCGCGGCTCGTGGCCGACATCGTGCGCCACCAGATCCACGCCGGCGGCTATCCGGACGGGCTGCCCGCCGAATCCGAACTGGCCGCCGAGTTCCTGGTGTCGCGCAACGCCGTGCGGCAGGCGCTCGCCGTGCTCAAGGCCGAAGGCCTTATCGACCGCGAACCCAAGGTTGGCACCCGGGTCGCTGTCCGCAAGTACGACCACGGGCTGAATCACCTCGTCGGGCTGAAGGAGACGTTCAAGGACTACGGCGAGATCCGCAACGAGGTCCGCGCCGCGATGACCGTCAGCGCCCCACCGTCGGTGGCGGCCCGGCTCGCCGTGGCGCCCGGCGAACCCGTCGTGTTCATCGAGCGGCTGCGCTATCTCGGCGACCTGCCGCTGAGCCTGGACATGACCTACCTCGCGCGGGACATCGGCGACGCCGTCCTGGAGCACTCCCTGGAGCACAACGACGTGTTCGCGCTCATCGAGCTCGTCACCGGACAGCGGCTCGGCGGGGCCGACGTCGCAGTGGAGGCCGTGTCGGCCGACCCGCACTCCGCGGCCATCCTGCAGGTGCCGCAGTCCGCGTCCCTGCTGCTGCTCGAGCGGCTCGCCCATCTCGACGACGGCCGCCCCGTCGATCTCGAATACATCCGGTTGCGCGGTGATCGAATCACGCTGCGCAGCAATTTGATCAGAGGAGAATGA
- a CDS encoding 4Fe-4S dicluster domain-containing protein: protein MAQATQRVDVPVTIDESLCIEGCTLCVEICPLDSLAINPDNGKAFMHVDECWYCGPCAARCPTGAVTVNMPYLLR from the coding sequence ATGGCCCAGGCCACTCAGCGCGTCGACGTCCCGGTCACCATCGACGAATCCCTGTGCATCGAGGGCTGCACCCTGTGCGTGGAGATCTGCCCCCTGGACTCGCTGGCCATCAACCCTGACAACGGCAAGGCGTTCATGCACGTCGACGAATGCTGGTACTGCGGGCCCTGCGCGGCTCGCTGTCCCACCGGCGCGGTCACCGTCAACATGCCCTACCTTCTGCGATGA
- a CDS encoding sensor domain-containing protein codes for MRRVCGLLLASSALLCGCVSTVEGAAVRAQGAGPVDVGQLDEAALGRLLLSIGEVNGIMGSTQMQVTGELDQMTDHSDQVSDPDCLGAVYGAEEPVYARTGWMAVRDQVAREPGDDNDHWVEQTAVLYPTAQDATTFLDTSFTVWQGCSNSEVEVGEGEYSWQLGDVDTADTDGAHLITQMTTQQGADGWECQHALSAVSNATLEVWACGYSINDEAAEIASAMVRNAGK; via the coding sequence ATGCGTCGCGTCTGCGGCCTGCTGCTCGCGTCGTCCGCGCTCCTCTGCGGGTGCGTGAGCACCGTCGAGGGCGCCGCGGTACGGGCCCAGGGGGCGGGTCCGGTCGACGTCGGCCAGCTCGACGAGGCCGCGCTGGGCCGACTGCTGCTCAGCATCGGCGAGGTCAACGGCATCATGGGCAGCACCCAGATGCAGGTCACCGGCGAACTCGACCAGATGACCGACCATTCGGACCAGGTGTCGGATCCCGACTGTCTCGGTGCCGTGTACGGAGCCGAGGAGCCGGTGTACGCCCGCACGGGGTGGATGGCGGTGCGCGATCAGGTGGCCCGCGAACCCGGAGACGACAACGACCATTGGGTCGAGCAGACAGCGGTGCTCTATCCGACGGCGCAGGACGCGACGACGTTCCTGGACACGTCTTTCACGGTGTGGCAGGGCTGCTCCAACAGCGAGGTCGAGGTCGGTGAGGGCGAGTACTCATGGCAGCTCGGGGACGTCGACACCGCCGACACCGACGGCGCCCACCTGATCACCCAGATGACGACCCAGCAGGGTGCCGACGGTTGGGAGTGCCAGCACGCGCTGTCCGCGGTGTCCAACGCGACCCTCGAGGTGTGGGCGTGCGGCTACAGCATCAACGACGAAGCGGCCGAGATCGCCTCGGCGATGGTCCGCAACGCCGGCAAGTAA
- a CDS encoding NtaA/DmoA family FMN-dependent monooxygenase (This protein belongs to a clade of FMN-dependent monooxygenases, within a broader family of flavin-dependent oxidoreductases, the luciferase-like monooxygenase (LMM) family, some of whose members use coenzyme F420 rather than FMN.) translates to MTREVHLLTFGNTRSAGPWRHPDIDSSTVAVRHRLIEHARAAEAATFDAVFFADGLNFGPPATWAYKTTEDFEPFTTAAALSSVTENIGLVLTGSATLQHPYHLARQFLSLDHLSGGRAGWNLVTSFARAAADNFSATGVVDHDERYRIAEEAIDVVGKLWDSWGAGAIVADREAGVFHDVAKIHVPDHHGRYFDVKGPLGAARSPQGRPVIFQAGSSDTGSEFAARHAEVIFTGQGNIQRAQEFYRRIHQSAHRQRRDRPPLITPSLRFIVGATEQEAHRAERTAYEYFSPEYQAGWLLEVEVDVTDADLDGPVPASAFPGGTETHQTALAGYRALATEGNPTVREFLYRTVSGWGARVVGTPEQIADEIERWFTERAADGFVLQDPGLPGQFELFVEQVVPVLRKRGLFRNEYRGSTLRDHLGLPVPANRYEVAS, encoded by the coding sequence GTGACGCGAGAAGTCCACCTCCTGACGTTCGGCAACACCCGCTCGGCCGGCCCGTGGCGGCACCCGGATATCGACAGCAGCACCGTGGCCGTCCGGCACCGGCTCATCGAGCACGCACGCGCCGCGGAGGCGGCCACCTTCGATGCGGTGTTCTTCGCCGACGGGCTGAACTTCGGTCCGCCTGCCACCTGGGCGTACAAGACGACCGAAGACTTCGAGCCGTTCACCACTGCTGCCGCGTTGTCGTCGGTGACCGAGAACATCGGCCTGGTGCTCACCGGCTCGGCGACACTGCAGCACCCGTATCACCTTGCGCGCCAATTCCTCTCGCTCGACCACCTCAGCGGCGGACGGGCCGGATGGAACCTGGTGACCAGCTTCGCCCGCGCTGCTGCCGACAATTTCAGCGCCACGGGCGTCGTCGACCACGACGAGCGGTACCGCATCGCCGAAGAGGCCATCGACGTCGTCGGGAAGCTCTGGGACTCCTGGGGCGCCGGCGCCATCGTCGCCGACCGCGAGGCCGGAGTCTTCCACGATGTCGCCAAGATTCACGTACCGGATCACCACGGCCGCTACTTCGACGTCAAAGGTCCCCTCGGCGCCGCCCGTTCTCCGCAGGGCCGCCCCGTGATCTTCCAGGCGGGATCGTCCGATACGGGCAGCGAGTTCGCGGCGCGCCACGCAGAGGTGATCTTCACCGGCCAGGGGAATATCCAGCGGGCACAGGAGTTCTACCGGCGCATCCACCAGTCGGCACACCGGCAGCGGCGTGATCGCCCCCCTCTCATCACGCCCTCGCTTCGTTTCATCGTGGGCGCGACCGAGCAGGAAGCGCACCGCGCCGAACGCACCGCCTACGAGTACTTCAGCCCCGAGTATCAGGCGGGTTGGCTCCTCGAGGTCGAGGTCGACGTCACCGACGCCGACCTCGACGGGCCGGTCCCGGCGTCGGCCTTCCCCGGCGGTACCGAGACCCATCAGACCGCCCTCGCCGGTTACCGCGCGCTGGCGACCGAAGGCAATCCGACCGTGCGGGAGTTCCTTTACCGGACCGTCAGCGGCTGGGGTGCCCGCGTCGTAGGAACACCCGAACAGATCGCCGACGAGATCGAGAGGTGGTTCACCGAACGCGCGGCCGACGGCTTCGTGCTCCAGGACCCCGGGTTGCCCGGCCAATTCGAGCTATTCGTGGAGCAGGTGGTCCCCGTACTGCGCAAGCGCGGCCTGTTCCGGAACGAGTACCGCGGTTCGACTCTGCGCGACCACCTGGGGTTGCCCGTGCCCGCGAATCGTTACGAGGTGGCCTCATGA
- a CDS encoding ABC transporter substrate-binding protein, which produces MKRALALLLTAVTAMSVAGCSLDAQSTSSGTVRVVVGYQSKTINTVTAGTLLRAKGFLEKRLSDIGKSSGVTYQVEWQDYDTGAPITAQMVAEKIDIGSMGDYPLLINGSKTQANERARTELVSVTGYSPTGSLNMVVVPSGSPARTIADLKGQKVSASVGSAGHGTLVRALDNAGIDPKTGVEVLNQQPQVGASALESGQAQALSQFVAWPGLLAFQGKATLLYDGAEGRYPTFHGVVVRRDYAGSHPEVLDAFLQAQLDATDFLNEHPLESAQAVAEGSGLPPEVVYLYNGPGGTSFDPTLKPSLVQALQGDVPYLQSIGEFAPLDVPGFVNAEPIKKAFADRGRNYDAALGSTANPSTLTGRDPVCDVPVTDPALAGEMWIDGKDTTQSAATPDCLLRAIREAGASGEKVRAAYVPDSEFGTRWFADKSVWVRDGGRHLPFDTTAGAERYTAAHPGTAVVDYRQALAGAV; this is translated from the coding sequence ATGAAACGCGCACTCGCCCTTCTGCTCACCGCGGTGACCGCCATGTCGGTGGCCGGCTGCTCGCTGGATGCACAGTCCACCTCGTCCGGCACCGTCCGCGTCGTCGTCGGCTACCAGTCCAAGACCATCAACACCGTCACCGCAGGGACTCTGCTGCGCGCCAAGGGGTTCCTGGAGAAGCGACTCTCCGACATCGGGAAGTCCTCCGGCGTGACCTATCAGGTCGAGTGGCAGGACTACGACACCGGCGCGCCCATCACCGCCCAGATGGTCGCCGAGAAGATCGACATCGGCTCCATGGGCGACTATCCACTGTTGATCAACGGGTCGAAGACCCAGGCCAACGAGCGCGCCCGCACGGAGCTGGTATCGGTGACCGGCTACAGCCCCACCGGGTCGCTGAACATGGTGGTCGTCCCGTCCGGCTCGCCGGCGCGAACGATCGCCGACCTGAAAGGTCAGAAGGTCTCGGCCAGTGTAGGGTCCGCCGGCCACGGCACGTTGGTGCGTGCCCTCGACAACGCGGGCATCGACCCCAAGACCGGCGTCGAGGTCCTCAACCAGCAGCCGCAGGTGGGTGCATCGGCGCTGGAATCCGGCCAAGCGCAGGCGCTCTCACAGTTCGTCGCATGGCCCGGGCTGCTCGCCTTCCAGGGCAAGGCCACGCTTCTGTACGACGGCGCCGAGGGCCGCTACCCCACCTTCCACGGTGTGGTGGTGCGCCGCGACTACGCGGGCAGCCACCCGGAGGTGCTCGACGCGTTCCTGCAGGCGCAGCTCGATGCCACCGACTTCCTCAACGAACACCCGCTGGAGTCGGCGCAGGCGGTCGCCGAAGGCAGCGGACTGCCGCCCGAAGTGGTCTACCTGTACAACGGTCCCGGCGGCACCAGCTTCGACCCCACGCTGAAACCGTCACTGGTGCAGGCCCTCCAGGGCGACGTGCCCTATCTGCAGTCAATCGGCGAGTTCGCGCCGCTCGACGTCCCCGGTTTCGTCAATGCCGAACCGATCAAGAAGGCGTTCGCCGATCGGGGCCGGAACTACGACGCCGCGCTCGGCAGCACCGCCAATCCGTCGACGCTGACCGGCCGCGACCCGGTCTGCGATGTCCCGGTCACCGACCCCGCACTCGCCGGCGAGATGTGGATCGACGGCAAGGACACCACGCAATCGGCCGCTACTCCGGACTGCCTGCTGCGGGCCATCCGGGAAGCCGGGGCCAGCGGTGAAAAGGTCCGCGCCGCCTACGTTCCGGACTCCGAGTTCGGCACCCGCTGGTTCGCCGACAAGTCCGTGTGGGTGCGCGACGGGGGCCGTCACCTGCCCTTCGACACCACGGCGGGGGCCGAACGGTACACCGCGGCGCACCCCGGTACGGCCGTGGTCGACTACCGGCAAGCCCTGGCGGGTGCGGTATGA
- a CDS encoding ABC transporter ATP-binding protein, giving the protein MSLTLRDLTLSYGGAPVVDGLDLTVASGEILVLTGPSGCGKSTVLRALAGLLAPDTGAVVADGDRVTTTSRDRAMVFQDNALLPWRTVQSNVELALALAGRPRRGRREDALKWISDVGLTGFEQYLPKNLSGGMRQRVQLARGLAGAPRAVMMDEPFGALDTQTRATMQRLLIDTWRAHPTTVVFVTHDVDEALLLGDRVAVLGAAGRPLRALLDVPSPRDSSVSRTALRADVIAALDHSERVA; this is encoded by the coding sequence ATGAGCCTGACGCTGCGTGACCTCACCCTCAGCTACGGCGGCGCGCCGGTGGTCGACGGCCTCGATCTGACCGTCGCTTCCGGAGAGATCCTGGTGTTGACCGGCCCGTCGGGATGCGGCAAGTCCACCGTGCTGCGTGCGTTGGCCGGCCTGCTGGCGCCGGACACAGGGGCCGTCGTGGCCGACGGCGACCGGGTCACCACCACGTCGCGTGATCGGGCGATGGTCTTCCAGGACAACGCGCTGTTACCCTGGCGCACAGTCCAATCGAACGTCGAACTCGCCCTCGCGCTGGCCGGACGGCCTCGCCGGGGCCGCCGCGAGGACGCGCTGAAGTGGATCTCCGACGTGGGCCTGACCGGTTTCGAGCAGTACCTGCCCAAGAACCTGTCCGGCGGTATGCGCCAACGCGTTCAACTGGCCCGCGGCCTGGCCGGCGCGCCCCGCGCGGTTATGATGGACGAACCGTTCGGAGCGCTCGACACTCAGACCCGCGCCACGATGCAGCGACTGCTCATCGACACCTGGCGCGCCCACCCGACCACGGTCGTCTTCGTCACCCACGACGTCGATGAGGCCCTGCTGCTCGGTGACCGTGTCGCCGTGCTCGGTGCGGCGGGCCGCCCCCTGCGCGCGCTCCTCGACGTCCCGAGTCCGCGCGACTCCTCGGTGTCACGGACCGCCCTGCGCGCGGACGTGATCGCCGCACTAGACCATTCGGAGCGTGTTGCGTGA